In Carassius carassius chromosome 5, fCarCar2.1, whole genome shotgun sequence, one genomic interval encodes:
- the LOC132140533 gene encoding histone H3.v1-like — translation MEQNSQTHSQRGQPRCYQSRNTVLPPREFLEESKSSHKDRKKEYESVLSSVLQKKRVRFGAPLSPEFFDRSLPPSTPLQRGGTPKHPPSSAGPKRSLLKTPQRSDPLPQPDFRSPPSSGASPVLLPHTLSDALEPSDEVFEEIEKISFPSMEDESPSEDYAFSAEHREQPQAEDAEVMNAAFQEEEDEVLKSQTEEKPSCPSGDQPLDLSAEDDQKSSASSEQTLSCNSSIKETRSRCRKRKQAGEKEPEKRRSSRTAAASASGRMRKTSGRKRGFGNKEVDRSLYGKRDFASKNPLLSPIFERTSSSLNSTPTQPQSGKHIDGDQDCVQTPSVPQSETVHPTVSLDTACTRTNENQQTLSSAQDPAETGNLASKASKARRDSGRPVRKRRSSCADTRKELDSPAISSETESQKQPGCTSVCRDSPEHQETKRSETQEREAVMSCKIDSINTESLKEQLSDESESSTGHTEPGLAPWQRADFSIDDILKPVSRSRGSVRRSLRNRRSVDLQAVGLAWVDHTSPELSKASRRKTRGRLSGVSEPLLSQEPAPNSPQSSVCQLTV, via the exons ATGGAACAAAACAGTCAGACAC ACTCGCAGAGAGGGCAGCCGAGGTGTTATCAGAGCAGGAACACTGTTCTTCCTCCCAGAGAATTCCTGGAAGAGAGCAAAAGCTCACACAAAGACCGGAAGAAGGAAT ATGAGAGCGTGTTATCTTCTGTACTCCAGAAGAAGCGTGTTCGTTTCGGGGCGCCGCTTTCTCCGGAGTTCTTTGACCGATCTCTCCCTCCCAGTACCCCTCTCCAGAGAGGAGGCACCCCGAAACACCCTCCATCATCGGCGGGCCCTAAACGCTCTCTGCTGAAGACCCCTCAGCGCTCCGATCCTCTTCCCCAGCCTGACTTCAGGAGTCCTCCGAGCAGTGGAGCCTCTCCTGTGCTGCTTCCACACACACTCAGTGATGCACTGGAGCCTAGCGATGAAGTGTTTGAAGAGATCGAGAAG ATCAGTTTTCCCAGTATGGAGGACGAGTCTCCTTCTGAGGACT ATGCATTCTCTGCTGAGCACCGAGAGCAGCCCCAGGCTGAAGACGCTGAAGTTATGAACGCTGCTTTTCAAGAGGAAGAGGATGAAGTGTTGAAGTCACAGACGGAGGAAAAGCCATCATGTCCCTCTGGTGATCAGCCACTGGATCTCTCCG CAGAGGATGACCAGAAGTCTTCAGCTAGCTCTGAACAGACTCTTTCATGTAACTCCAGCATTAAAGAAACTCGCTCTCGCTGCAGAAAAAGAAAG CAAGCAGGAGAGAAGGAGCCTGAGAAGAGGAGAAGCTCTCGAACAGCAGCAGCGTCTGCTTCAGGGAGGATGAGGAAG ACGTCTGGAAGAAAAAGAGGATTTGGTAATAAGGAGGTGGATCGTTCTCTTTATGGGAAAAGAGACTTCGCCTCCAAAAACCCTCTTCTCAGCCCTATATTTGAGAGGACGTCTAGCAGTCTCAACAGCACGCCAACACAGCCTCAATCAGGAAAACACATAG ATGGAGATCAAGACTGCGTTCAGACTCCCAGCGTTCCCCAAAGCGAGACGGTTCATCCCACGGTGAGTCTGGATACCGCCTGTACACGGACCAATGAGAACCAGCAGACCTTGAGCTCCGCTCAGGATCCTGCAGAGACAGGAAACTTGGCGTCAAAGGCTTCCAAAGCCAGACGTGATTCAGGGAGACCCGTGCGCAAGCGTCGTAGCTCATGTGCAGACACAAGAAAGGAGCTTGACAGTCCAGCTATTAGCAGTGAAACTGAGAGCCAGAAGCAGCCTGGATGTACCTCAGTGTGCCGAGACAGTCCAGAGCATCAGGAAACCAAACGCTCTGAAACCCAAGAAAGAGAGGCTGTGATGAGCTGCAAGATAGACTCCATAAACACTGAGAGCTTGAAGGAGCAGCTAAGTGATGAAAGCGAGAGCAGCACTGGACACACTGAGCCTGGTTTGGCCCCCTGGCAGCGAGCGGACTTCAGCATCGATGACATCCTGAAGCCGGTGTCGAGGAGTCGAGGCTCTGTGCGACGCAGCCTGAGGAACCGGAGGAGCGTGGACCTTCAGGCTGTGGGCCTGGCCTGGGTGGACCACACGTCTCCAGAGCTCAGTAAAGCGAGCCGGAGGAAGACACGAGGAAGACTCAGCGGGGTTTCTGAGCCACTTCTCTCTCAGGAACCAGCTCCAAACTCTCCGCAATCTTCTGTGTGTCAGTTAACCGTTTAA